TCTCTTTAATAATCTAAGTTTGCGAGCCACATTGCCAGAATGTACATCTAATGGGCAAGACAGTATTGCGGGACTTATATTTTTCCATAACCCAAAATCTACATTCGTAGAACTATCTCTTACCATCCACCGTAAAAACATATTTATTCTTTTTGCAGCGGAGCCCTTCAATGGGTCAGATACATGTTTTGTTGTTCGTTGTTCATACGGCAATTCAAAAAATATTTTCTTGAATTTTGATATTGTGGGCTGTAAGCTATCTTTTTCTTGATGCGTAGTAAAAATACCTTCTAACCCATTATGGTTTAAGTAAATGTTTTTAAGGCTCAGAATAAAATAGGTAAGGTCGATGTCATTGAAGGTTCTATGAACGAATCCTGCCAAATTTTCGAGATCGTTAATAGTGTGGTTAAGAACAAAATCATGTGGACTTTGCCCCATCAAGTGCATTAATTTATGTGAATTATTGATGATACTTTTTCTATTCCCCCAAGCTATGGTAGCAGTTAAAAATGCGCTTATTTCAATGTCTTCTTTAGTAGTGAAAAGATGGGGTATTTGTATTGGGTCTGTTTCTAAAAACTGTGGGTTATTATATTGAATAACCTTTTCTTCTAAAAATAACCTCAATTCACTTTTTGTCATTCTAATGGGATTTCTAAAAACTTCATTACTAATAAAGGACCTACTAGAATCATATTATAACACGCATGCATTAACATAGACCATAGTAGTCCAAATTTAACTCGTATAAAACCCAATAAAAAACCTACGCTTATTTGCGGTGCAACCAATAAGGGCGAAAGAAGCCAAACTTCAGTTGATAGTTCAAAATTACTGATATGAATAAACCCGAAAATAATCGTCAGTATATAAAAAGCTGATGTGAAAAATTTAGAGTTTTTAAAAAATACCAACGGGCCTCTGAATAATAATTCCTCAAAAAAAGGTGCAGCTAAAACGGCCAAACTAAAAATTGCAATCAACGAATTGTTTTCGAATAAATCATCCATTGCATGTTTGCCTAATTCAATAGAAAATATGCTCTGAATAATACTAGCGATTATTAATAATAAAATACTTGAACTTAAGGCTATAACCAGTAATTTAAATAATACCCTAAACCGATAGGCAAGAGTTATATTTTCATCTGGAATGTAAACCGGATGTTTAGCGAAATTTATAAGTTTCTGTAACATATTGATTATAGAGAAGCTTCTAGTATGGTCTTATCAACAATTTTACCGTCGACCATGGTAAGTTTACGGTCGGCCATTTCAGCTAGTTCTTCGTTATGAGTTACTATCACAAATGTTTGGCCAAATTTTTCTCTAAGTTCAAAGAAAAGTTTATGAAGATTATCGGCGCTTTCGGAATCTAGATTGCCGCTTGGTTCATCAGCAAAAATAATGGAAGGGTTATTAATTAGAGCTCTTGCCACGGCAACGCGTTGCTGTTCTCCTCCGGAAAGCTCAGATGGTTTGTGCTGATATCTATGAGATAAACCTAAGAAATCTAAAAGCTCTTTTGCTCTAGTTTCTGCGTTAGACCTTGATGTTTTCTTAATGAATGCGGGTAAACAAACATTTTCTAAAGCAGTAAATTCTGGTAATAATTGATGAAATTGAAAAATAAAACCAATATGCTCGTTTCTAAATTTTGCTAAATCTTTATCATTAAGATTCGTTGTATCAATACTATTTATTAAAAGCGTGCTATCTGTTCTGTTAGATTGAATATCTAAAGTACCCAGTATTTGCAAAAGTGTAGTTTTACCAGCTCCTGATGCGCCTACTATAGAAACAATTTCTCCCTTTTTAATATGTAAGTTAACCCCTTTTAAAACTTCTAACTTACCGTAGTATTTGTGAATATTAGAAGCTTTAATCATAAGAGAAACTGGTATTATTTAATTGTAAGGTCATTTTCAAAATTAATCAAAAAGGAGCATGTTTTAAATAGTATGCCCAATATTAGTTTAATTATTTGAACTTAAAATGAAATGAATTTGAAAATGAATATTTTTGAATTTCTTAATTTTCAGATAATTTTAATGCAGTTGATAAAAGAATGCATTAATTTTGTTCAAGATAATTTTAAATATATTAAACATAAAACAATAAATATGTCCCCATATAGAAGTTTAGAAGAGTACAATCTTGAAATTACCGATGAAGTAAAAAGTAGGTATTCTTCAATTATAGATGAGATTGGTGAAGATGTTAGTAGAGAGGGATTAGTTAAGACACCAGAACGTGCAGCTAAAGCTATGTTATTTTTAACCCAGGGCTATCAACAAGATGCAGTTGAAATTTTAAAAGGCGCTATGTTCAAAGAAGATTATGATGATATGGTTATCATAAAAGATATTGAATTATATTCTTTGTGTGAGCACCATATGTTACCATTTTTTGGAAAAGCTCATATAGCATATATTCCTAATGGACATATAGTTGGTTTAAGTAAAATTCCTCGTGTAGTTGATGTTTTTGCAAGAAGGCTACAAGTTCAGGAACGTTTAACTCATGATATTTTGGAATGTATTAATAATACTTTAAAACCAAAAGGGGTTGCTGTGGTTATTGAAGCTTCGCATATGTGTATGATGATGCGCGGTGTTCAAAAACAAAACTCTGTTACTACAACTTCTGGTTTTAGAGGGCAGTTCGAGAAAATTGAAACACGAAATGAATTTCTTAAACTGATCAGTGCAAAACTTTCGTAAATAGCATATTTTTTTAAAAATTTGTCTCTAAAATTTGGCATCTTTGTTGTATTCCTTAAAAAGAATAACTAATTTTTAAGTATGTCAATTTTAAAAGATAAAAAATATAAGCAACTTTTTATGGGGTTGCTTTTTGATGGTATAGGAATGCTTTCATTCGCAATACCGTTTGTAGGCGAATTTTCTGATATTGTTTGGGCGCCGCTCTCCGGTTATTTAATGACCAGAATGTACAAAGGCAAAGTTGGGCAAGCGGCCGGTGTTTTTACTTTTATAGAAGAAATTATTCCAGGATTTGATATTATACCTTCGTTTACCTTAATGTGGCTTTACACATATGTTTTTAAAAGTGCTAAAAAAGGTAAAACAATTGAAGTCTAAATAAGAGCTTTTATTTTTTCAAAAAACTTAACTTTATCTCAAATTATATAAGTTTTGAAGAGAAGAAGTTTTGTTGCTAAATCTAGCTTAGGTAGTCTTTCAACTTTATTAGGTGTAGATATTATTTATAAAGAACTGATGCCCAAGGGGTATATTCCCTTAGCCTTTCAAGAAATAGATCCTTTTGCTTTGTTTAAGAAAGATGAAGCCATGGTTGTTTTAAATGATAAACCATGGAATATGGAGGCACAGGCGCATTTACTTAACGATCGAATTACCCCTAATAAATACATGTTTATTCGTAATAACGGGTTACTGCCAGAGAATATTGACGAGAAAACTTGGGAATTGAAAATCGATGGAGAATCTGTTGTTACTCCGAAATCCTATACACTTGCCGATTTAAAATCAAAATTTAAACACTATACTTATCAGTTAACATTGGAATGTGGTGGTAATGGTAGAAGTGAATTTAACCCACCAGCAAAAGGAAATCAATGGACTATTGGTGCGGTATCTTCTGCTGAATGGACAGGTGTGCGGCTAAAAGATGTTTTGGCCGATGCCGGAGTAAAAGATGATGCCGTGTACATAGGATACCATGCTGCAGATTTGCATTTGAGTAGAAACCCAACTAAAGAACCTATTTCAAGAGGTGTCCCGTTATCAAAAGCTATGCAAGACGAAACTTTATTGGCATTTGCTATGAACGGGGAAGATATCCCACTTATACATGGTTTTCCTTTACGTTTGGTTTGTGGCGGTTGGCCAGCTTCTACCTCGGGAAAATGGTTGCAAACTATCAGTATCCGAAACAAAGTGCATGACGGTGAAAAAATGGAAGGTAGTTCTTATCGAGTACCTTGTGAAACTGTAGCGCCTGGCGAAACAGTTGCTGATGAAGATATGTGTATTATTGAATCTATGCCTATTAAATCGTTAATTACATATCCAAAATCCGGAGCACTTATTAATGAAGGTAACAAGCTTAAAATTAATGGACATGCATGGGCCGGTGAACTTGCTGTAAGTGAGTTAGCGTATTCAATTGATTATGGTACTTCTTGGAAAACTGCTAGTTTAGAAAATGCTAAAAATAGATTGGCATGGCAACATTTTAAGGCAACTATCACTTTTCCGAAAAAAGGGTATTATGAAATATGGGCTCGTGCAACAGATTCTAACGGTACGTCGCAACCAATGGTACTTCCAGGGTGGAACCCAAAAGGATATTTAAATAATGCCTGTCATAGAATTGCTGTAAAAGTCGTGTAATGTTAGAAAAAGAAGAAAACGATAGAATAGTTTTTAAACCCATCTTTAAGGTTATTATTCTCCTTTTTACAGGTTTTATAGTTTTTGGAGCAATTATATTTTTAGTATTTGGACCAAACCAGACAGAGGTTGAAATTAATGATGAAGATCCAGAGTTAATAGAAAATGGTATTCATGTACGAACAGGTTTAATTGAAGCAGAAGGGCTTCAGACTGTAATTACTAATTGTACTACTTGCCATTCTTCTAAACTAATTATTCAGAATAGAATGGGAGAGGAGCAATGGAATGCTACTATTAGATGGATGCAAAAATCCCAAGGGTTATGGCCATTAGGTGAAAATCAAAAAGTAATTGTTGACTATTTAACTAAAAATTATCCTTTAATAGAAAAGGGCAGAAGGCCACCATTAACAAATATAGAGTGGTATACTTTAGATTAAAATAAAAGAAGCCCTTTTGTCCAAAAAGACAAAAGGGCTTTAAAATTTGGTTTAGGTGCTAATTATAATGGTATACTTATTCCTAAATTTACGTTTCTGCCGATATTTAAAATACCATCGGTTTTTAATCTCGACAAATGAGATATGTACTCCTTATCTAATATATTTTTGGCACTTAGTTTTAAATCAATTAACTGATTTGAAACCTTAATAGTTGAACCAATACCTAAATTTAATAATGTATAGCCGTCAGTAGAAGTTTCAAAATCGCTAACTTTATTTTGAGCAAAGAAAGATTTCAAGGTAAGAAACCCATAACCGCTATTTAGGTTTTTATTGATTTTGCTAAATTCAAATCGTAGTGTATTCGCCCAGTTATTGGCAGGAATTAATGGTAAATTTCCATTACTTTTTAATTCACCGGTTACCGTCGAAAAGTTACTTTCTAAATGCAACCAATCTAAAGGGTGTGGATGATAGTGTAAACCTACTTCACCCCCAAATAAATTTGCATCTTGTTGTTGGTATAGAAATACAGCATCACCATCTATATTTGTACCGTTTGGTTCTAAATAAATATAATCGGAAATTGAATTGTAAAATCCGTTAACATAAAATTCAAAATGTTCATTTTTAAATTCTAATGATACATCAGTCTGTATATTTCTTTCATTATTTAGATTTGCATTACCGACCTCAAAACGATTAGTGCCTTCATGAGAACCATTAGAAGTAAGCTCAGCCAAATTGGGAGCTCTAAAACCTGAAGCAATATTAACACGTGTAATCAGCGATTTGGTGACATCAAACTTAAAACCAGCTGCAATGTTAAAGCTATTAAAATTTTTATCCAATGCTGCAACATAACCTTCTTGCTCAATTATGCCGTTTTGTTCGCTATTGATCGTACGTGTATCAAACCTAAGCCCTAGTTGTATATCACTTTTGTTAAAATGTATGTGTGAAGTAGCTAAAATTCCAACATCATTGGTTGTTGCATTCGGAATTAAAATTTCTTCTCCATAATTTTTATTTGTTTGGTTCATACCTTGAACTCCAATGATTGTCTCTACTGCACCTATCTTGGCTAAGTTATAATGTATATTATAACTTAGGGTTTCTAATTTCATATCTAAGGCCGGACTTTCTTCTTCATGTTCTTCCTCTCCTTCTTCATGTTCTTCCTCGTGGTGATGGTCTTCGTATTCCTCTCGATTATTTGCAGTATAACCAATTATCGCTTGTAAGCTAGAGTTGTTGAAGTAGATATTAGTTTTAGAACTTAAAATATGGCTTGTAATATTTTGAAATGGTTCCAACGGTGTTCGGTTAGTAGATTGCTCGCCTATTTCTTCAGGTATTCCTAATTCCGAATTGTTATAGTTATAGCGTATTTCAGTTTTAAAATTGGATAACTGATAGGCTAATCCTGTTTTTAAATCTTTTTCATTAAATCTTGAATTTGTAACACGCTCATCACCCCCAGTTTTATAATCAATATGAGAGCTACCACCAGCTCTGACTAAGAATTTTAATTTTTCTGAAGATGTTTTGAACCCTCCATTACCATTAAAACCTTGTGTATTGGTGAAATAGTTTAAATTAATATCACCATTAATTTCATTTGAATTTGCAAATTTCTCAGGATTTAAATAAAGTACGCCACCTAAAGCATCAGAGCCATATAGTAAGGATGCAGGTCCTTTTATAACTTCAACGCTCTCTATACCGGCATCACTAATGCCTAAACCATGTTCATCACCAAATTGTTGGTTTTCCAAGAGTATGCCTTGTGTGTACGTTAGAACTCTATTTGAACTTAATCCTCTGATAACAGGTTTTCCTATCCCAACACCAGTAGAAACGCTTTCAACTCCGGGTATAGTTGTTATGCCTTCAGATAAATTAATTGCACCAGTAGATTTTAAATCTTGAATACTTGTTCTTTCTACCTTCATAACATTTTCACGTTGCAATTTGTGAAAAGGGGTAGATACAATAACTTCTTCCATTTCAATTGCACTAGAGGTAAGCGCTATGGAAAGTTGATTTGATGTGCCAATAATGTCCACGGTTTGCGAATAAGACTGAAAACCTATATAAGATATTACTATTTTAAATTTACCAGTTGGTAAATTGGTTATTTCATAGTAACCATCAACATCGGTAACCGTGCCTTTTTCTAGTTGGGGAAAATAAAGCGATACTTGTTCTAAGGGCTCTTGATTTTCATTGTTTATTATCTTTCCTGATAATGAGTTTTGAGCAAATGTAAATTGTGCTAACAATGCCAATAGCATTGTTATATAAAGATTTTTCATATAAAATTGTATTAATGTTTTAAAGCTTAAACTTGTTATAAATAGAATTTTAACAAGTTGGCGGCCCTCTTAATACAAAATGAAGTTGTTGATATTTACTTAAAAAAAAGTAGTTATTAATTATGTCCTCCGTAATAATGACTTCATCAATAAATTGTGGGTATTTAAATTCAGGATAATAAAAAGTAGAAAATTGATAATGGTCAAAATCGCAATCGAATTCAACTGCATGAATATGTAACTCTTTAGAAACACAATGCAGTTCTTCGTGTTCGTTTAAGGCATGAGAAATTTTAATAAAATAGGGACCTAATAAACCAGCCATTAAAATAAAGGCAACTATTGGGTATACTATTTTGACTTTCACAGTACTCATCATTACAAATCTAACTAATGGAAGGTCGATATAACTGTTAAAGAACTATTAAATTAATTGAATAAAAATCCGAATCCTAATCGTTTCAGCATCTTCTTTTCAAATGCCCAAAAGAATTTGAATTGGCCAAATAACCAACCAAATAGTACCAATAGTATTTGATAAAAAGGGAATATTAATAAAATTCGCAAAAACCAGTAGATTGTTGTTCCCCACCAAGTTTCTGGAAAATTAGCTAGTTCTAAGCCAATTAAATTTAAAAAAGGTTTTGCTACATACACTGAGGAAGAACCAGTTATAGCAAAGACGAAAAAAATTATTATTAATTGAAAATTATTGGAAATTCCCCAACGTTCTTTTAATTTTTGCATATTTACTTTTAAAGCTGGTAAATATACTTTTTATATGCGGGGTACAAAAGGTCCAAGTCGTTGATTATACTTTCTTTGAAAATAGATAAAGTAATTATAAAGTTTATAGTTTACTTCATATCCATAATCTATTTGACTTGAGTAATCAATTTGTAATTCATAAAGGTTAGGACTAAAACGTGATGGCTGTAAAACTCTTTGGTTCCATTCTAAAACCATGATGTAATTTCTATTTTCAAGAAAATTTTGTGAATAATATCCTTCTGGTTTTGCTATAGAATTTAGCCAAGTATAAAATCCAGGTTCAATAATAATTATTTCATACTCAGTTAAATCGCTGGAAATTTTAATTGTGTCGCCTTTTACTTGTTTAAATGTTTCTTTTTCGCTTTTAGATATTTCTAAAGCTTCTTTAGCTGTACTACAATTTAGTATCAGTACTGCCAGGCCACAGGTTAAAATAGAATTTAAAAATAAACGAATTGTCTTTTCCTTTTTCATAGAATATAAGATACAAAAAAACCCGCTTACAATTGTAAGCGGGTTAATAATTAGAATCTTTGAATTTTATTTACCGAAAAGACCTCCTAAAAGACCTCCAAGTCCACCTTTACTTTTATTACTGCCCATTACCATACCAGCTACATCATCTAAAATACTTCCGTCACCATCAGCATCTAAAAGCGTTGTAATTAAACTTTGGTTTTCTTTTGGTTGACCACCTAACATACTGCCTAATAAAGCATTCATTCCAGAACCGTCGCTTACATTACTTTGTGCAGTTTGCTTACCTATGTATCCCATTACAATAGGAGCGGCAATTTTCAAAATTTGAGCAATAGAACCGGTGTCTAAACCAGATTTTTGGCTTAATGCGTTTTCTACTTGTGGTTGCTTGTTTCCAAAAACATGACCTAATATTCCAGCACCGTCAGCCATAACATTATCATCAACACCTCCACTGAATAAACCACCTAGGTTGTCTAAAATACTACCGTTATGGTTGTTCGATAAAGCACTCATAAGTCCTGCAGCACCTTCTGGCGAAGATACATTTTTCTTCATTGCACCTAATAATAAAGGCATTGCCATACTAAGAACATCTGCAGTTTTTCCTTCCGGCTGGTTGGTTTGTCCTGCTACACCACTTATTAATTGTTTGCCCATTGGACTGTTTAATAAATCTAATAATCCTGCCATTTCTATAGTTAATTTAATGTTAGTGCCGAAAAATACAAAAAAGAGTCAAGAAAATTGACTTGTGAACAACTATTTTAGTAGTGAAATTATTTGTGAAGCTAATTCCAGTCCTATACGTTCTTGTGCTTCTAGTGTAGCCGCTCCAATGTGTGGAGAAAGCGATATGCTAGGATGCATTAGTATCTTAATTTCGGGTTTTGGTTCTGACTCATAAACATCAAGCCCAGCAAAGGATACGGTGCCATTCTCTAAAGCTTCTACAAGTGCAACTTCATCTATAACACCTCCACGGGCAGCATTTACAATACCAACACCTTTTTTCATTTGCGAAAATTCTGCTTTTCCTAGAACATAATTTTGTTGTTCCGGTATATGTAGAGAAATATAATCGGACTTTTTTATAAGATCAGACTTGTCAGTATTCTTTAAATGAAACGATACTTTTTTACCGTCAAAAAAAACGAGTTCTAAATTAGCATCCTTTACTTCGGGGTCATAATATATGACATTCATACCTGCACCAATAGCTAATTTAGCTGTTGCTTGGCCAATGTTTCCAAACCCAAATATACCTAATGTTTTACCTCTTAATTCGGTACCTTTTGAATAGGACTTTTTAAGTTCCTTAAAGTTGCTGTCACCTTCTAATGGCATATTTCTATTGGCATCGTAAAGAAAACGAACACCCCCAAAAAGGTGTGCAAAAACAAGTTCTGCAACGGATTCCGATGAGGCTGCAGGTGTATTTACGACATGTATATTTTTAGATTTAGCATAAGCAACATCTATGTTGTCCATGCCAACACCACCACGACCAATAAGCTTTATAGTAGGGCAAACATCAATTAACTCTTTTCTTACTTTGGTTGCACTGCGAACTAATAAAGCAACAATCTTATGTTCGTTAATATAGTTGGCCAATTGTTCTTGGGCCACAGTGGTTGTAATTATCTCAAATCCAGCTTTTTCTAATTCGGCTATACCATTTTTAGAAATACCATCATTAGCTAAAATCTTCATAATTTTATTTATTGTTTATAGGTTGAGTAAAAGATTATAAATGCAATAATTAACGATTCGGTTAATTATCCTTTTCGCTCCATTTCACTCATTACGTCTACCAAAACACCAACACTTTCTAATGAAAGGGCGTTGTACATACTTGCTCTATAACCACCTACAGAACGGTGGCCGTTTAGACCGTTAATGCCGGCGTCTTTTAGCATTTCTTCAAATGTACTTTTTAAACTTTCTTCCGTAAGGTTAAAAGTAGCATTCATTAGTGAACGATCTTCGGTATTGGCATATCCTTCAAAAACAGGATTAAGGTCTATTTCAGAATATAATAATCTTGCTTTTTTCTCATTAATCTCTTCAATAGCGGCAATACCACCTAGGCTTTTTAACCACTCTAACGTTAACATAGAAGTATATACAGGAAATACAGGTGGTGTGTTAAACATACTGTCTTTGCTAATATGTACTTTATAGTCTAGCATTGAAGGAATTTTTCTAGATACTTTTCCTAAAATATCTTCTTTTATAACCACTAAGGTTGCCCCAGCCGGACCCATATTTTTTTGAGCACCTGCATATATTAAATCGAATTGAGAAAAATCTAAACTTCTTGAAAAAATATCGGAACTCATATCACATACTAACGGTGTATTTGTTTTTGGGAATTTTTTGAACTGAGTCCCATAAATGGTATTGTTTGATGTGATATGTAAATAATCAAGTCCGTCAGGTACAGAATACCCTTTAGGGATATACCTAAAATCTTCATCTTTAGATGAGCCCACTTCAACAACATCTCCAAATAATTTAGCCTCCTTAATAGCCTTGTCGCTCCAAGTACCTGTATTTAAGTAACCTGCTTTTTTATTTAAAAGATTATAAGCTACCATTAAAAACTCAAGACTTGCACCGCCATGTAGAAAAAGAGCTTGATATCCTTTATCTGTAAGATTTAATAATTCTAATGCTAAAGACCGTGCATTTTCCATTACAGCAACAAAATCTTTACTTCTATGAGAAATTTCTATAAGTGAAAGTCCAGAACCATTAAAGTCCATTACAGCTTCTGAAGCCTTTAACAATACTTCTTTGGGTAATATACAAGGACCTGCACTAAAATTATGTTTTTTCATGTTGAATGTAATTTAAGGATGCAAAGGTCAGGATTTTTTCAAGAATTTGCGATACTGAAGGGTATTTTATTCTACGATGTTCTCAACAGAAAATCAACCGTGTCTATAGCATCGGCATAGTCTTTTAAAGTTGGTTTTTGTGTTTGTCCAAATTCAATTTCCCTTTCTATAAAACCTGAGGAGACTATACATTGAATTTTATCTTCTTCTTGCTTTAGTTTATATTTTAAATCTTCTAAATCGTTATAATATTCATAAAACAAAGAGGCAATAGGGGAGCCATAACTTTCTTCCTCCTTTAAAATTAAAAAGCCGTTATCCAGAATTTTAAATTCACTCATTAAATAAACGGCCTTATTGTAATCATAATTATTGGCGTATTTATTATGATTAATAATGCCATTTTGAGAGAAAATAGCTTTAAAAAAAGTATCGACATTGTAATCTTTTGGAATAAATATTTTAGAAACACTGCGGCAACCTAGTCCAAAATATCTAAAAATATCTTCACCTAAGGCAGTTAAATCTTCATTGGTTTCTTCACCAGTCAAAACAGCCACGGAGTTCCTATTTTTTCTTATAATATTTGGTTTTTTTCCAAAATAATATTCAAAATACCTTGACGTGTTATTACTACCTGTAGCAATTACAGCATCGTAATTTTCAAGTTTTTCTTTGGTGAAAATTACTCGGCCTTTAAAATAAGGCGCTACATCTTCTAAATACCTTACAAGTAAAGGAATTAATTTTTGGTCGTTACTGGATAGTTTAACCAGTGCTTTATTACCAGTAATTAATACACAAATTAAATCATGAAAACCTACCAATGGTATATTGCCGGCCATAATAAGGGCAACAATTTTTTCTTTATTAGTGTTTATGTCATAATTAATTAACCAATTATCTATATTTTCCTTGGTCAATAAATTGCCCCATTCTTCAAAAGCATACATACAATTATCTACGGTAAACCAACCATTATAATGTTGGGCCATTTCAATTTCGTCTTTAAAAGATAAAAACCATTCGTTATTAATAGCATCAGAAGTGCTGTCAGATTTAATAAATTCACAAAATGTTCTTAGAAATTCTCCAAGTTTAACAAAAGCTTCTATAGTAAGGTTACGATGACTCATTATATTTGTATACTAATTAGGTAGGAATTACCTTTGTGCAAAAATAAGCATGCCCGTTCTTTTTTGGGCATTTTAATGAAGAAGAAATTATGGCTATTATAATAACTGATGAATGTATTAATTGT
The genomic region above belongs to Maribacter hydrothermalis and contains:
- the serC gene encoding 3-phosphoserine/phosphohydroxythreonine transaminase, which produces MKKHNFSAGPCILPKEVLLKASEAVMDFNGSGLSLIEISHRSKDFVAVMENARSLALELLNLTDKGYQALFLHGGASLEFLMVAYNLLNKKAGYLNTGTWSDKAIKEAKLFGDVVEVGSSKDEDFRYIPKGYSVPDGLDYLHITSNNTIYGTQFKKFPKTNTPLVCDMSSDIFSRSLDFSQFDLIYAGAQKNMGPAGATLVVIKEDILGKVSRKIPSMLDYKVHISKDSMFNTPPVFPVYTSMLTLEWLKSLGGIAAIEEINEKKARLLYSEIDLNPVFEGYANTEDRSLMNATFNLTEESLKSTFEEMLKDAGINGLNGHRSVGGYRASMYNALSLESVGVLVDVMSEMERKG
- a CDS encoding acyl-CoA reductase, with translation MSHRNLTIEAFVKLGEFLRTFCEFIKSDSTSDAINNEWFLSFKDEIEMAQHYNGWFTVDNCMYAFEEWGNLLTKENIDNWLINYDINTNKEKIVALIMAGNIPLVGFHDLICVLITGNKALVKLSSNDQKLIPLLVRYLEDVAPYFKGRVIFTKEKLENYDAVIATGSNNTSRYFEYYFGKKPNIIRKNRNSVAVLTGEETNEDLTALGEDIFRYFGLGCRSVSKIFIPKDYNVDTFFKAIFSQNGIINHNKYANNYDYNKAVYLMSEFKILDNGFLILKEEESYGSPIASLFYEYYNDLEDLKYKLKQEEDKIQCIVSSGFIEREIEFGQTQKPTLKDYADAIDTVDFLLRTS